The Virgibacillus phasianinus genome includes a window with the following:
- the yabG gene encoding sporulation peptidase YabG: MDLITGDIVSRISYKHDLLFRISSISKDHATLHGKDLRLEVDAPLSDLVLVEERDLVKKSKKEKEQEEFSYRLFRQDYQFMKEKRDYQATDGYHHEASYFHLPAKVLHIDGDQNYLRKCIELYQRIGLHVHGVYLNEKDMPLEIGALVEKIQPDIIVITGHDSFSRNKGTKSDLRAYRHSKYFVETVREARRIVPQLDQLIIFAGACQSHFESLIRAGANYASSPSRINIHALDPVYIAAKIAYTPFMEKVSVWDVLRNTLTGEKGMGGIETRGLLRTGMPYLEDSSDE, translated from the coding sequence ATGGACTTGATTACAGGTGATATCGTTTCCCGAATTTCGTATAAACATGATTTACTATTTCGTATTTCTTCTATATCCAAGGACCATGCTACGTTACATGGAAAGGATCTGCGGCTGGAAGTGGACGCACCGCTCAGTGATCTTGTTCTTGTGGAGGAAAGGGATTTAGTTAAAAAGAGTAAAAAGGAAAAGGAACAGGAAGAGTTTTCATACCGTTTATTTCGGCAGGATTACCAATTTATGAAAGAAAAGCGGGATTACCAGGCAACAGATGGCTATCATCATGAAGCATCCTATTTTCATTTACCCGCAAAAGTATTGCATATTGATGGGGATCAGAATTATTTGAGGAAGTGTATTGAACTCTATCAAAGAATTGGCTTACATGTACATGGAGTTTATCTAAATGAAAAGGATATGCCTTTGGAAATTGGAGCACTGGTAGAAAAAATCCAGCCGGATATCATTGTCATCACTGGTCATGACTCTTTTTCCAGAAATAAAGGAACAAAAAGTGATTTACGTGCTTATCGTCATTCTAAATATTTTGTAGAAACTGTCAGAGAGGCAAGACGGATTGTTCCTCAATTAGATCAGCTCATTATCTTTGCCGGTGCATGCCAATCTCATTTTGAATCACTTATCCGTGCCGGTGCTAATTACGCCAGTTCACCTTCCCGCATTAATATCCATGCTTTAGATCCTGTCTATATAGCAGCTAAAATAGCATACACACCTTTTATGGAAAAGGTGAGCGTTTGGGATGTACTGCGTAATACACTGACTGGTGAAAAAGGGATGGGTGGTATTGAAACACGTGGATTATTACGCACTGGAATGCCATATTTGGAGGACTCATCTGATGAGTAA
- a CDS encoding peptide ABC transporter substrate-binding protein, with amino-acid sequence MKFSKFSLLLTGLLLVTVLAACSYSDSSKESTGGSEGGGSGEQVFNLSIADTIPTMDSSLATDEYAFQFLNATKEGLYRLGEDAEIVEGIAKDHKVSDDALTWTFNLREDAKWSNGDSVTAHDFVYAWRRAVNPDTGSEYGPYMMGGVIKNATAISAGKMPVEKLGVKAKDDYTLVVTLEKPIPYFESLTTFGTFYPLNQKFVEEQGDKYATSSETMLANGPFKLMNWTSTASSWNLKKNEKYWDADTVSLKKLSYDVIKDPQVAVDLYEKNQLDRADLSADLVDKYKSNDDYTVTTEPGIFFLKFNQTTTKALANENIRKAISRAFNKQALVDEILNNGSIVANGLIPKNFAKMPESGKDFREVSGDLVTYDVEAAQKYWKKGLEEIGKDKVELELLAGDTESAKNMNVYLANQLETNLKGLKVTLKQVPFEQRLELDSSMNYELEVSGWSPDYLDPYTFLNLWITDSGNNMMGYSNPEYDALLEKSANELALKPKKRYQTFLEAEKLLFEDAAIAPIYQSARAQLISPKMDGVIPNPFGAKYEYKWASVAK; translated from the coding sequence ATGAAATTTTCGAAATTTTCACTGCTGCTAACAGGTCTATTGCTTGTAACTGTATTGGCAGCATGTTCGTACAGTGATAGCAGCAAAGAATCAACTGGAGGTTCAGAAGGAGGCGGAAGTGGTGAACAGGTATTTAACCTATCAATTGCTGACACAATTCCTACCATGGACTCATCGCTCGCAACAGATGAATATGCATTTCAGTTTTTAAATGCAACCAAGGAAGGTCTTTATCGTTTAGGTGAAGATGCTGAAATTGTTGAAGGTATAGCAAAAGATCATAAAGTAAGTGATGATGCGTTAACATGGACATTCAATCTTCGTGAAGATGCAAAATGGTCAAACGGGGACTCTGTAACCGCACATGACTTTGTTTATGCGTGGCGCCGTGCTGTAAACCCTGATACCGGATCAGAATACGGTCCTTACATGATGGGCGGAGTTATTAAAAATGCCACAGCGATAAGTGCGGGCAAAATGCCAGTAGAAAAACTAGGTGTCAAAGCAAAAGATGATTATACATTAGTGGTTACACTTGAGAAACCAATACCTTACTTTGAATCGCTAACTACATTCGGAACATTTTATCCGTTAAACCAAAAGTTTGTTGAAGAGCAAGGAGATAAATATGCAACAAGCTCTGAAACAATGCTTGCTAATGGACCGTTTAAACTAATGAATTGGACTAGTACCGCAAGCTCGTGGAATCTAAAGAAAAACGAAAAATATTGGGATGCCGACACAGTTTCCTTGAAAAAACTATCGTATGACGTTATCAAGGATCCGCAAGTTGCGGTTGACTTGTATGAAAAGAATCAGTTGGATCGTGCCGATTTATCAGCTGATTTAGTGGACAAGTATAAGTCAAATGATGATTACACCGTTACGACAGAACCAGGGATATTCTTCCTGAAGTTTAATCAAACAACAACAAAAGCACTAGCGAATGAAAATATTCGTAAAGCTATCAGTCGTGCATTTAATAAACAAGCACTAGTGGATGAGATATTAAATAATGGATCCATTGTAGCAAATGGTCTTATACCGAAAAACTTCGCAAAAATGCCTGAATCCGGTAAGGATTTCCGGGAAGTCAGCGGAGATTTAGTAACGTATGACGTAGAGGCTGCTCAAAAGTATTGGAAAAAGGGCCTTGAAGAAATTGGAAAAGATAAAGTAGAACTTGAACTATTAGCTGGTGATACCGAATCAGCAAAGAATATGAACGTATATCTTGCAAACCAATTAGAAACAAATTTGAAAGGCTTAAAGGTCACATTGAAACAAGTTCCTTTTGAACAACGTCTGGAATTGGATTCAAGCATGAACTATGAACTTGAAGTTTCTGGATGGTCACCAGACTATCTAGATCCATACACATTCTTAAACTTATGGATTACTGACAGTGGAAACAATATGATGGGCTATTCAAACCCAGAATATGATGCATTGCTCGAAAAAAGTGCAAATGAGTTAGCGTTAAAACCGAAAAAACGCTACCAGACATTCCTGGAAGCAGAAAAATTATTGTTTGAGGATGCAGCAATTGCTCCAATTTACCAAAGTGCACGGGCACAATTGATTTCGCCTAAAATGGATGGAGTCATTCCAAACCCGTTTGGCGCGAAATACGAATATAAATGGGCCTCTGTAGCGAAATAA
- the rsmA gene encoding 16S rRNA (adenine(1518)-N(6)/adenine(1519)-N(6))-dimethyltransferase RsmA, which produces MTTKYIATPTRTKEILTKYKFFFKKSLGQNFIIDANVLENIIDRAGIDKQSGVIEIGPGIGALTEQLGIHAKNVLAFEIDQRLFPILEDTLVQYDNIKLIHQDILQADVHASIEDSFSPDQDVHIVANLPYYITTPILTKLLQEKLPVDSITVMIQKEVAERMAAKPSTKSYGSLTIAIQYYTTAQVVMHVPKRVFMPQPNVDSAVLKLTLRDEPPVYVADESYFFSMVQACFSQRRKTLRNNLTSYLKNAYDKETISTMLAEIGIDGMRRGESLTMDEFAKLANSFYQAGRN; this is translated from the coding sequence ATGACCACTAAATATATTGCAACACCAACACGAACTAAGGAAATATTGACTAAATATAAATTTTTCTTTAAAAAAAGTTTAGGACAAAACTTTATTATTGACGCAAATGTATTGGAAAATATTATTGATCGTGCAGGAATAGATAAACAGTCGGGCGTGATTGAGATCGGTCCAGGAATTGGAGCTTTAACAGAACAACTGGGGATTCATGCAAAAAACGTACTAGCATTTGAAATAGATCAACGATTATTCCCTATATTAGAAGATACATTGGTGCAGTACGACAATATTAAACTCATTCATCAGGATATTTTACAAGCAGACGTACATGCGTCCATAGAGGATAGTTTCAGTCCTGATCAGGACGTTCATATTGTAGCAAATTTACCTTATTACATTACAACCCCTATTTTGACCAAATTGCTTCAGGAAAAACTTCCCGTAGACAGTATTACGGTTATGATTCAAAAAGAGGTTGCAGAGCGCATGGCGGCAAAACCGAGCACAAAAAGCTATGGATCGCTTACCATTGCTATTCAATACTATACGACAGCTCAGGTTGTCATGCACGTGCCTAAACGTGTGTTTATGCCGCAGCCCAATGTAGATTCAGCAGTACTTAAATTAACTTTACGTGACGAGCCACCTGTATATGTTGCTGATGAGAGCTACTTCTTTTCGATGGTTCAAGCATGCTTTAGTCAACGCAGAAAGACCTTGCGGAACAATTTAACAAGCTATTTAAAAAACGCATATGATAAAGAAACCATTTCAACAATGCTTGCGGAAATCGGTATTGATGGAATGAGGCGCGGTGAATCATTGACCATGGACGAGTTTGCTAAATTGGCAAATTCCTTTTATCAAGCAGGGCGGAATTAA
- a CDS encoding peptide ABC transporter substrate-binding protein yields the protein MKLTKFSMLILMGLLLSVFMVACSSDDTSSDTSKSSTSSDEKQVLNLTNGDTIPSMDSSLAADEYGFQFLGATTEGLYRLGKDAKIVDGIATDHKVSDDALTWTFTLREDAVWSNGDPVTAHDFVYAWQRAINPDTGSEYGPYMMNGVIKNATAINNGEMPVEKLGVKAKDDFTLVVTLEKPIPYFESLMTFGTFLPLNQKFVESKGDKYGTSSENLLSNGPFKLTDWKSTSTSWKLVKNEDYWDADTVSLDKITFDVVKDPQVAVDLYEKGEVDRAGLSSDLVDRYSTHEDYTVTPETSVFYFKFNEEASDALANKNIRNAISRAFDKQALVDEVLNDGSIVANGLIPKNFASMPESGEDFREVNGDLITYDPEKAKELWEKGLEEIGKDKVQIEFLADDGASAKNMNEYLANQLETNLEGLDIKLKQVPFEQRLDLSENMNYELQVYGWGPDYLDPYTFLNMYITGSQYNKMGYSNEKYDKLMKKSATDYVTDPAKRYNAFLEAEKVLMDDAAIAPIYQSARAQLIKPYVKGVISNPFGPTYEWKWASIEK from the coding sequence ATGAAACTTACGAAGTTTTCAATGTTGATTTTAATGGGTTTATTGTTAAGCGTTTTCATGGTTGCTTGTTCGAGTGATGATACAAGCTCAGACACAAGCAAAAGCAGTACAAGCAGCGATGAAAAACAAGTACTAAATTTAACCAATGGGGATACTATTCCATCGATGGATTCTTCACTTGCCGCTGACGAATATGGTTTTCAATTTTTAGGTGCAACAACAGAAGGCCTTTATCGTTTAGGTAAGGATGCCAAAATTGTTGATGGTATTGCAACTGATCATAAAGTAAGTGATGATGCCCTGACATGGACGTTTACACTTCGGGAAGATGCAGTTTGGTCAAATGGGGACCCGGTAACTGCACATGACTTCGTTTATGCATGGCAAAGGGCCATTAATCCAGATACAGGTTCCGAGTATGGACCATATATGATGAACGGTGTGATTAAAAATGCAACCGCAATCAATAATGGCGAAATGCCTGTTGAAAAATTGGGTGTTAAAGCGAAGGATGATTTTACCTTAGTCGTAACACTTGAAAAGCCAATTCCATATTTTGAGTCATTAATGACGTTCGGTACCTTCTTACCACTGAATCAAAAGTTTGTGGAATCCAAAGGTGATAAATATGGTACAAGTTCTGAAAACTTATTATCGAATGGCCCGTTCAAGTTAACGGATTGGAAAAGTACATCTACATCATGGAAACTTGTAAAAAATGAAGATTACTGGGATGCGGACACAGTTTCTTTAGATAAAATAACCTTTGACGTGGTTAAGGATCCGCAGGTGGCTGTAGACTTATATGAAAAAGGAGAAGTGGATCGTGCTGGCCTTTCCTCCGACCTTGTAGACAGGTATTCAACGCACGAAGATTATACCGTTACACCAGAAACATCTGTTTTCTATTTCAAATTTAACGAGGAAGCGTCTGATGCTTTAGCTAACAAAAATATCCGAAATGCCATTAGCCGTGCATTTGATAAACAAGCCTTAGTGGATGAAGTTTTAAACGATGGCTCAATTGTGGCAAATGGTTTGATTCCTAAAAACTTTGCTTCTATGCCTGAATCAGGAGAAGATTTCCGGGAAGTAAATGGGGATTTAATCACATATGACCCGGAAAAAGCAAAAGAACTTTGGGAAAAAGGTTTGGAGGAAATTGGGAAAGATAAGGTGCAAATTGAATTCTTAGCTGATGATGGCGCATCGGCGAAAAACATGAATGAATATCTTGCTAACCAGCTAGAGACTAATCTTGAAGGGTTAGATATTAAATTAAAGCAAGTTCCATTTGAGCAACGTTTAGATTTAAGTGAAAACATGAATTATGAATTGCAAGTATATGGCTGGGGACCTGATTACCTAGACCCATATACATTCCTAAACATGTATATCACAGGTAGTCAGTATAATAAAATGGGATATTCCAACGAAAAATACGATAAGTTAATGAAGAAAAGTGCAACTGATTACGTAACTGATCCTGCCAAACGCTATAATGCGTTTTTAGAAGCAGAAAAAGTTCTGATGGATGACGCTGCAATTGCACCTATCTATCAAAGTGCACGTGCACAATTGATTAAACCTTATGTTAAAGGTGTAATCAGTAACCCATTTGGTCCAACGTATGAATGGAAATGGGCTTCAATAGAGAAATAA
- the metG gene encoding methionine--tRNA ligase yields MVNEKKTFYITTPIYYPSGKLHIGHAYSTVAGDAIARYKRMRGYDVMYLTGTDEHGQKIQRKAEEKGVSPKEYVDDIVAGIQGLWKKLKVTNDDFIRTTEERHKQIVEKIFTRLLEQGDIYLDQYEGWYCTSCEAFFTERQLENGHCPDCGHSVEKVKEESYFFKMSKYVDRLVQYYDEHPEFIQPESRKNEMLNNFIKPGLEDLAVSRTSFDWGIKVPSDPKHVIYVWIDALSNYITALGYGTDHDEKFQKYWPADVHLMSKEIVRFHTIYWPIMLMALDLPLPKKIFAHGWILMKDGKMSKSKGNVVDPIQLIDRYGLDALRYYLLREVPFGSDGVFTPEGFVQRTNYDLANDLGNLLNRTVAMIDKYFDGEIPAYKKSETDTDENLENFVEETISQVESSLENMQFSVALAELWKLISRTNKYIDETEPWILAKDDAKKERLGNVMAHLVDSLRIIGVMLKPFLTESPNEIFRQIGVSDDRLKEWDSINKLGQITEGSHVTKGDPIFPRLDVEEEVQTIKAMMQNPTEQKERPEPEQSETKDLILYDDFMKLDMRVAEVIRAEKMKKADKLLKLQLDLGSEKRQVVSGLAEHYNPEDLTGRKVICVTNLKPVKLRGEMSEGMILSGEDADGKLALATVEQTLPNGSIVK; encoded by the coding sequence ATGGTAAATGAAAAAAAGACATTTTATATTACAACACCAATCTATTACCCAAGTGGTAAATTACATATTGGCCACGCATACTCAACGGTTGCTGGCGATGCAATAGCACGGTATAAGCGGATGCGCGGATATGATGTGATGTACTTAACCGGTACAGATGAACATGGACAGAAAATCCAGCGTAAAGCAGAAGAAAAAGGTGTATCCCCTAAGGAATATGTCGATGACATTGTAGCAGGTATTCAGGGACTTTGGAAAAAGCTTAAAGTGACAAATGATGATTTTATTCGCACGACGGAAGAGCGCCATAAGCAAATTGTTGAGAAAATCTTTACACGGCTGCTCGAGCAGGGCGATATTTATTTAGATCAATATGAAGGCTGGTATTGTACATCGTGTGAAGCTTTTTTCACCGAACGCCAGTTAGAAAATGGGCATTGCCCCGATTGTGGACATTCAGTAGAAAAGGTAAAAGAAGAATCATATTTCTTTAAAATGAGTAAATATGTTGATCGATTGGTACAGTATTATGACGAACATCCTGAATTTATTCAGCCGGAGAGCCGCAAAAATGAAATGCTTAATAATTTTATCAAACCTGGTCTTGAAGATTTGGCGGTTTCACGGACGTCCTTTGACTGGGGTATCAAGGTGCCAAGTGACCCAAAACATGTAATATACGTGTGGATTGATGCATTGAGCAATTATATAACGGCACTAGGATATGGAACAGATCATGATGAGAAGTTCCAAAAATATTGGCCAGCAGACGTGCATCTGATGAGTAAAGAAATTGTCCGATTCCATACCATTTATTGGCCAATAATGTTAATGGCTTTAGATCTGCCATTACCGAAAAAGATTTTTGCCCATGGCTGGATTCTTATGAAGGATGGAAAGATGTCGAAATCAAAGGGAAATGTTGTCGATCCAATCCAGTTGATTGATCGTTATGGACTGGATGCCCTGCGCTATTATTTGCTGCGTGAAGTTCCGTTTGGTTCAGATGGTGTCTTTACACCTGAAGGGTTTGTGCAACGAACCAACTACGACCTGGCAAATGATTTAGGAAACTTGCTGAACCGGACGGTTGCAATGATCGACAAGTATTTTGATGGGGAAATACCAGCATATAAAAAGTCTGAAACAGATACTGATGAGAACCTGGAGAATTTTGTAGAAGAAACGATAAGTCAAGTGGAGAGTTCTCTTGAAAACATGCAATTTTCTGTGGCGCTTGCTGAGTTATGGAAGCTGATAAGTCGAACCAACAAGTATATTGATGAGACGGAGCCATGGATTTTGGCAAAAGATGATGCCAAAAAAGAACGCCTTGGTAATGTGATGGCACATTTAGTCGATTCACTCCGTATTATAGGGGTTATGCTGAAACCATTTTTAACAGAATCCCCCAACGAGATTTTCCGCCAAATTGGTGTTTCTGATGATCGGCTTAAAGAATGGGACAGCATAAATAAACTTGGTCAAATTACAGAAGGATCTCATGTTACGAAGGGCGATCCAATTTTTCCACGATTAGATGTGGAGGAAGAAGTGCAAACCATTAAAGCAATGATGCAAAATCCGACAGAACAAAAGGAAAGACCAGAGCCTGAGCAATCTGAAACAAAAGATTTGATCCTCTATGATGATTTTATGAAACTTGATATGCGTGTAGCGGAGGTCATACGGGCTGAAAAAATGAAAAAGGCTGACAAATTGTTAAAATTACAGCTTGATTTAGGTTCAGAAAAACGTCAAGTAGTATCTGGTCTTGCGGAGCATTATAATCCAGAGGATTTAACTGGGAGAAAGGTTATATGTGTGACTAACCTAAAACCAGTAAAATTGCGCGGTGAAATGTCGGAAGGAATGATCCTTTCTGGTGAGGATGCCGATGGAAAACTGGCACTTGCAACAGTAGAACAAACATTACCAAATGGATCAATTGTAAAATAA
- a CDS encoding AbrB/MazE/SpoVT family DNA-binding domain-containing protein produces MKSTGIVRKVDELGRVVIPKELRKTLDINEKDPLEIYVDNDKILFKKYKPSMACHITGETSDENLSLANGKLILSPDGAKELVKEIQNRLSL; encoded by the coding sequence ATGAAATCAACCGGTATTGTCCGCAAGGTCGATGAACTTGGTCGAGTAGTTATCCCGAAGGAACTTAGAAAAACACTTGATATCAATGAAAAAGATCCATTGGAAATTTATGTCGATAATGACAAGATCTTATTCAAAAAATACAAACCAAGCATGGCATGCCATATCACTGGTGAAACCTCCGATGAAAATTTATCATTAGCAAATGGTAAATTAATTCTTAGTCCTGATGGCGCAAAAGAATTAGTCAAAGAAATACAAAATCGTTTAAGCTTATAA
- the veg gene encoding biofilm formation stimulator Veg codes for MAKTLIEIKQGLEGHIGKRLKLKANGGRRKTIERCGVLAETYPSVFIVELDQDENAFERVSYSYADVLTETVELSFQDDRTTAMMME; via the coding sequence TTGGCTAAGACATTAATAGAAATTAAGCAGGGTCTTGAAGGCCACATTGGTAAACGATTAAAATTGAAAGCCAACGGTGGAAGAAGAAAAACAATTGAACGTTGCGGAGTTCTTGCAGAAACCTATCCTTCCGTATTCATTGTTGAGCTTGATCAAGACGAAAACGCATTCGAACGTGTTTCATACAGCTATGCAGACGTTTTAACAGAAACGGTTGAACTAAGCTTCCAAGACGACAGAACTACAGCTATGATGATGGAGTAG
- a CDS encoding small, acid-soluble spore protein, alpha/beta type, with translation MGRRRSMMSDQLKEEIAKELGFYDTVQQDGWGGIKARDAGNMVKRAIEMAEQGMQQKDRP, from the coding sequence ATGGGAAGACGACGAAGCATGATGTCTGATCAATTGAAAGAAGAAATTGCTAAAGAGTTAGGCTTTTACGACACCGTACAGCAGGATGGCTGGGGCGGTATTAAAGCAAGAGATGCAGGGAACATGGTGAAACGAGCAATTGAAATGGCCGAGCAAGGCATGCAGCAAAAAGACAGACCCTAA
- the rnmV gene encoding ribonuclease M5, protein MKIKEIIVVEGRDDTVKIHLAVDADTIETNGSAINQTTLNQIRHAQEKRGVIVFTDPDYPGQRIRSIINEHVPGCKHAFLTREHARSKNNKGSIGIEHASIASIQKALGEVHELTNHHETDIHKKDLLNYGLIGGPRASYRRDKLGEALQIGHTNGKQLLKRLSMFQITYKDFEQAIQQVLQEENNDH, encoded by the coding sequence TTGAAAATCAAGGAAATTATCGTTGTCGAAGGACGGGATGATACAGTCAAGATTCATCTTGCTGTTGATGCTGATACGATTGAAACAAATGGATCAGCAATAAACCAAACTACATTAAACCAGATACGGCATGCACAGGAAAAACGCGGTGTGATTGTGTTTACTGACCCGGATTATCCTGGCCAACGTATTCGCAGCATTATTAATGAGCATGTACCTGGCTGTAAGCATGCATTTCTAACACGTGAGCATGCACGATCCAAAAATAATAAAGGTAGTATTGGTATAGAACATGCTTCTATTGCATCCATCCAGAAGGCGCTTGGGGAAGTACATGAATTAACCAACCACCATGAAACTGACATTCATAAAAAGGATTTGCTTAATTACGGTTTAATTGGTGGACCAAGAGCAAGCTATAGAAGGGATAAACTGGGTGAAGCACTACAGATAGGGCATACAAATGGAAAACAGCTGCTTAAACGTTTATCCATGTTCCAAATCACGTACAAGGACTTTGAACAAGCTATTCAGCAAGTTCTGCAGGAGGAAAATAATGACCACTAA
- the ispE gene encoding 4-(cytidine 5'-diphospho)-2-C-methyl-D-erythritol kinase, translating into MVFFENAPAKITLSLDVLGKRVDGYHDVEMVMTTVDLADRVALTSLDSDYIDVSADNQYVPNDERNLAFKAAHALKDKYHITRGVRIDIEKNIPVSAGLGGGSSDAAAVLRGLTKLWELDIPLSELANLGASIGSDVPFCVYGSTALARGRGEIIEELLPPPVSWAILAKPNIGVSTRVIFNRLALDDLSHPNTPKVLDAIRKKDFHKLCNQVGNVLETVTTSLYPNVLRIKEKMIQAGANGVLMSGSGPTIVGLVEHQHKAIRIYNGLRGFCDEVYVVRIIGHASPC; encoded by the coding sequence ATGGTGTTTTTTGAGAATGCGCCAGCGAAGATTACGTTGTCGTTAGATGTGCTTGGTAAACGTGTAGATGGGTATCATGATGTGGAAATGGTGATGACGACAGTTGATTTGGCTGATCGTGTTGCTTTAACATCATTAGACTCAGATTATATTGATGTGTCTGCAGATAATCAATACGTTCCAAACGATGAACGCAACCTAGCCTTTAAAGCGGCTCATGCTCTAAAAGACAAATACCATATCACGCGTGGTGTACGTATAGATATTGAGAAAAACATTCCCGTATCTGCGGGACTCGGCGGTGGCAGCAGTGATGCTGCTGCTGTATTGCGGGGATTAACGAAATTATGGGAATTAGATATTCCTTTATCTGAACTGGCCAATCTGGGAGCAAGTATTGGTTCAGATGTCCCTTTTTGCGTATATGGTTCTACTGCACTCGCACGAGGGCGGGGGGAAATTATTGAGGAGTTATTACCACCCCCTGTTTCATGGGCGATCCTAGCCAAGCCCAATATCGGGGTCTCCACAAGAGTAATCTTCAACCGGTTAGCATTAGATGATTTATCCCACCCGAATACACCCAAAGTTCTTGACGCCATCAGGAAGAAAGATTTTCATAAACTCTGCAATCAGGTTGGCAATGTTTTAGAAACCGTTACAACCTCGTTATATCCCAATGTTTTACGGATTAAAGAAAAAATGATTCAGGCTGGTGCAAATGGAGTTCTAATGAGCGGCAGCGGACCTACGATTGTTGGACTCGTCGAACATCAGCATAAAGCCATTCGAATCTATAATGGTCTCAGAGGATTTTGTGATGAGGTTTATGTGGTGCGCATAATTGGTCATGCTAGCCCTTGCTAA
- a CDS encoding G5 and 3D domain-containing protein, translated as MKTISSKMKLVVSSIGVLALVIFSSLLILETANAEVTVINDGEKETVKTQANTVNELLKEVGIVVGQHDKISHTSDTEITDGMKITYKDSTHVTVAINGQEKEYYTFADTIGEFLQENHLSSSHDDVSHKPDEKITEGLTLSIDKAFQVAVNDGGNKQKLWYTGGTVQQLLKSNHISLNKPDRMNVDLNDQVSANTPIKIIRVKKAEDVVKEPLAFKTERKEDSSLAKGEERIISEGENGTVVKTYEVTKENGKEVGRELIAEEIKEESKTKVIAIGTKAPEQRTDLATLASTTKSNTALEKQPVAKQEQEPNGRVLHMTASAYTASCSGCSGFTTTGINLHANPGANVIAVDSSVIPLGTHVYIEGYGEYVAADTGGNIHGNRIDIHFSNKSAAMAFGRRSVKVTILD; from the coding sequence ATGAAGACCATTTCATCTAAAATGAAGCTGGTTGTTTCAAGTATTGGTGTTTTAGCACTTGTTATTTTTTCTAGTTTACTCATACTGGAAACTGCAAATGCTGAAGTTACTGTGATAAACGACGGAGAAAAAGAAACAGTAAAGACACAGGCGAATACGGTAAATGAGCTTCTTAAAGAAGTAGGTATAGTGGTTGGTCAGCATGATAAAATTTCACATACAAGCGATACGGAAATAACAGACGGCATGAAGATTACATACAAAGACTCAACACATGTAACCGTTGCAATTAACGGTCAGGAAAAAGAATATTATACATTTGCTGATACAATCGGCGAGTTTTTACAGGAAAATCATTTATCGTCCTCGCATGATGATGTATCACATAAACCTGACGAAAAAATAACGGAAGGTTTGACCTTATCAATTGACAAAGCATTCCAAGTAGCAGTGAATGATGGCGGCAATAAGCAGAAGCTCTGGTATACCGGTGGGACAGTACAGCAATTATTAAAATCTAATCATATTTCATTAAACAAACCGGATAGAATGAACGTTGACCTGAACGATCAGGTTTCTGCGAATACACCGATTAAGATTATTCGAGTAAAAAAGGCGGAAGATGTTGTCAAAGAGCCACTTGCATTTAAAACGGAGCGAAAAGAAGACAGTTCGCTTGCTAAAGGTGAGGAGCGGATTATTTCTGAAGGAGAAAATGGAACAGTAGTTAAAACCTACGAAGTAACCAAGGAAAATGGTAAGGAAGTTGGCAGGGAATTAATTGCTGAAGAAATAAAAGAAGAAAGCAAAACAAAGGTAATTGCCATTGGTACTAAGGCGCCTGAACAACGGACAGATTTGGCTACATTAGCAAGTACAACGAAAAGTAATACGGCATTAGAAAAACAGCCAGTAGCAAAGCAAGAACAAGAACCAAATGGGCGGGTTTTACACATGACTGCAAGCGCCTATACGGCAAGCTGTTCCGGGTGTTCAGGATTTACAACAACAGGCATTAACCTGCATGCAAATCCTGGTGCAAATGTTATCGCGGTAGACTCTAGTGTCATCCCGCTAGGTACACATGTTTACATTGAGGGATACGGAGAATATGTGGCTGCTGATACAGGTGGAAATATTCACGGGAATCGCATTGATATACATTTTTCAAACAAAAGTGCTGCGATGGCATTTGGCAGACGTAGTGTAAAAGTTACAATTTTAGACTAA